Proteins encoded in a region of the Pseudomonas viciae genome:
- a CDS encoding vWA domain-containing protein — MSRPLPFMRPAAQGFAVTLLVALAGCGLSSSREAAKSAEPVAVAPSVVPQGEIVEMHSSAVKRMAKPTLMPAPRVANDAVVAGYRDEPREQYEKLPDNPIHSVAETPVSTFSVDVDTGSYANVRRLLNQGSLPPEGAVRLEEMVNYFPYHYALPTDGSPFGVTTEVAPSPWNPHARLLRIGIKASDRAVADLAPANLVFLVDVSGSMDRREGLPLVKSTLKLLVDQLRDQDRVSLVVYAGESRVVLKPTSGRDKVKIRNAIDQLDAGGSTAGASGIELAYQMARESFIDKGINRILLATDGDFNVGVSDFDSLKQMAVDQRKSGVSLTTLGFGVDNYNEHLMEQLADAGDGNYAYIDNLLEARKVLVDQLSSTLAVVARDVKLQVEFNPAQVSEYRLLGYENRALKREDFNNDKVDAGEIGAGHTVTALYEVVPKGEQGWLEPLRYANTPKPDGKSGELAMLRVRYKPAEGGSSRLIEHPIASAPNDAKASDDLRFAAAVAAFAQQLKGDGRYTGAMSLKDTAQLARSARGDDPFGLRAEFVQLVELAQSLKPTVKQ, encoded by the coding sequence ATGTCCCGTCCACTTCCCTTTATGCGTCCTGCTGCCCAGGGCTTCGCCGTGACTTTGCTGGTGGCGTTGGCCGGTTGTGGGTTGTCTTCGTCCCGCGAGGCTGCCAAGTCGGCCGAACCGGTCGCCGTAGCGCCCAGCGTTGTACCGCAAGGCGAGATCGTCGAAATGCACTCGTCGGCGGTCAAGCGCATGGCCAAGCCGACATTGATGCCCGCCCCAAGGGTGGCGAACGATGCCGTCGTCGCGGGTTACCGTGACGAGCCGCGTGAGCAGTACGAAAAACTGCCGGACAACCCGATTCACAGCGTGGCTGAAACGCCGGTCTCGACCTTTAGCGTGGATGTCGATACCGGCAGCTATGCCAATGTGCGACGTTTGCTCAATCAAGGCAGCCTGCCGCCCGAAGGTGCCGTGCGATTGGAGGAAATGGTCAACTACTTCCCTTACCACTACGCGCTGCCCACCGATGGCTCGCCCTTTGGCGTGACCACCGAAGTGGCCCCGTCGCCATGGAACCCGCACGCCCGCTTGCTGCGCATTGGCATCAAGGCGAGTGACCGCGCCGTGGCGGACCTGGCGCCGGCCAACCTGGTATTCCTGGTGGACGTTTCCGGTTCCATGGACCGTCGCGAAGGCCTGCCGCTGGTCAAGAGCACCCTGAAGCTGCTGGTGGATCAATTGCGTGACCAGGACCGGGTGTCGCTGGTGGTGTATGCCGGCGAGTCCCGGGTGGTGCTCAAGCCCACTTCGGGCCGCGATAAGGTGAAGATCCGCAACGCCATTGATCAACTCGATGCCGGGGGTTCTACCGCAGGGGCGTCGGGTATCGAACTGGCTTATCAAATGGCTCGGGAGAGCTTTATCGACAAGGGCATCAATCGCATCCTGCTGGCCACCGATGGCGACTTCAACGTGGGTGTCAGCGATTTCGACAGCCTCAAGCAGATGGCCGTGGATCAGCGTAAAAGCGGTGTATCCCTGACGACGCTGGGCTTTGGTGTGGATAACTACAATGAACACCTGATGGAGCAACTGGCCGACGCCGGTGATGGCAACTACGCCTACATCGACAACCTGCTCGAAGCGCGCAAGGTGCTGGTGGACCAACTCAGCTCGACTCTGGCGGTGGTGGCGCGGGATGTGAAGTTGCAGGTGGAGTTCAACCCTGCCCAGGTCAGCGAATATCGCCTGCTGGGTTATGAGAACCGCGCGCTCAAGCGTGAGGATTTCAACAACGATAAGGTCGATGCGGGTGAGATTGGCGCCGGGCACACGGTGACCGCGTTGTATGAAGTTGTTCCGAAAGGTGAGCAGGGCTGGTTGGAACCGTTGCGTTATGCCAATACGCCTAAGCCGGACGGCAAGTCAGGAGAGTTGGCGATGTTGCGCGTACGCTACAAGCCTGCAGAAGGTGGTAGCAGCCGATTGATCGAGCATCCCATCGCCAGCGCTCCAAACGATGCCAAGGCCAGCGATGACTTGCGCTTCGCCGCCGCCGTGGCTGCTTTCGCCCAGCAGCTCAAGGGTGATGGGCGTTACACTGGAGCAATGAGCTTGAAGGACACCGCACAATTGGCTCGCTCCGCCCGAGGTGATGACCCGTTTGGTTTGCGTGCCGAATTTGTGCAATTGGTCGAGCTGGCGCAGAGCCTGAAACCCACGGTCAAACAGTGA
- the gabT gene encoding 4-aminobutyrate--2-oxoglutarate transaminase: protein MSKTNADLMARRTAAVPRGVGQIHPIFAESAKNATVTDVEGREFIDFAGGIAVLNTGHLHPKIIAAVTAQLNKLTHTCFQVLAYEPYVELCEKINAKVPGDFAKKTLLVTTGSEAVENAVKIARAATGRAGVIAFTGAYHGRTMMTLGLTGKVVPYSAGMGLMPGGIFRALYPNELHGVSIDDSIASIERIFKNDAEPRDIAAIIIEPVQGEGGFYVAPKEFMKRLRALCDQHGILLIADEVQTGAGRTGTFFAMEQMGVAADLTTFAKSIAGGFPLAGVCGKAEYMDAIAPGGLGGTYAGSPIACAAALAVMEVFEEEHLLDRCKAVGERLVTGLKAIQKKYPVIGEVRALGAMIAVELFEDGDSHKPNAAAVAQIVAKARDKGLILLSCGTYGNVLRVLVPLTSPDEQLDKGLAIIEECFSEL, encoded by the coding sequence ATGAGCAAGACTAACGCTGACTTGATGGCCCGCCGTACCGCTGCTGTTCCCCGTGGCGTCGGCCAGATTCACCCGATCTTCGCTGAATCGGCGAAGAACGCCACGGTAACCGACGTCGAAGGCCGTGAATTCATCGACTTCGCTGGCGGCATCGCTGTGCTGAACACCGGCCACCTGCACCCGAAAATCATCGCTGCCGTGACCGCACAACTGAACAAGCTGACCCACACCTGCTTCCAGGTCCTGGCCTATGAGCCGTACGTGGAGCTGTGCGAAAAAATCAACGCCAAGGTGCCGGGTGATTTCGCCAAGAAAACCCTGCTGGTGACCACCGGTTCCGAAGCGGTGGAAAACGCCGTGAAAATCGCTCGCGCCGCCACGGGCCGTGCCGGTGTGATTGCCTTCACCGGCGCTTACCACGGTCGTACCATGATGACCCTGGGCCTGACCGGTAAAGTCGTGCCGTACTCGGCCGGCATGGGTCTGATGCCTGGCGGTATCTTCCGCGCCCTGTACCCGAACGAACTGCACGGCGTGAGCATCGACGATTCCATCGCCAGCATCGAGCGCATTTTCAAGAACGACGCCGAGCCCCGTGACATCGCCGCAATCATCATCGAGCCAGTGCAGGGCGAGGGTGGTTTCTATGTGGCGCCCAAAGAATTCATGAAGCGCCTGCGCGCGCTGTGCGACCAGCACGGCATCCTCTTGATCGCTGACGAAGTGCAGACCGGCGCCGGTCGTACCGGCACCTTCTTCGCCATGGAGCAGATGGGCGTTGCCGCCGACCTGACCACCTTCGCCAAATCCATTGCCGGCGGCTTCCCGTTGGCTGGTGTTTGCGGCAAGGCCGAGTACATGGATGCCATCGCGCCGGGTGGCCTGGGCGGCACCTACGCCGGCAGCCCGATTGCTTGCGCGGCTGCCTTGGCGGTGATGGAAGTCTTCGAGGAAGAGCACCTGCTGGACCGCTGCAAGGCGGTGGGGGAGCGTCTGGTTACCGGCCTCAAGGCCATCCAGAAGAAGTACCCGGTGATCGGTGAAGTCCGAGCTCTGGGCGCGATGATTGCGGTGGAGCTGTTCGAAGACGGCGACTCCCACAAGCCGAACGCCGCAGCGGTGGCTCAGATCGTGGCCAAGGCGCGCGACAAGGGCTTGATCCTGCTGTCCTGCGGCACCTACGGTAACGTTCTACGGGTGCTGGTGCCGCTGACCTCGCCGGACGAGCAACTGGACAAAGGCCTGGCAATCATCGAAGAGTGCTTCTCCGAGCTCTGA
- a CDS encoding RNA polymerase sigma factor, with protein MPAPLDPPSDESLLARYRDGDGASFEVLYARHRLGLYRFLVSLSNKAELAEEVFQETWLSLIRSATQPQGRASFRTWLFQIARNRLIDHWRKHGVHNPLHDSYDEQLHVQPDDTSSPEQQLSLSRDQARLEAALQALPEDQREVFLLRLHGDLELPQIAALTGVPLETVKSRLRYAQQKLHRLLAEEVPA; from the coding sequence ATGCCCGCTCCGCTTGATCCTCCCAGCGATGAATCGCTGCTGGCCCGCTACCGCGACGGCGACGGGGCTTCTTTTGAGGTCCTGTACGCACGCCATCGACTGGGGCTTTACCGGTTCCTCGTGTCCTTGAGCAACAAAGCCGAACTGGCTGAAGAAGTGTTTCAGGAGACCTGGCTCAGCCTGATCCGCAGCGCTACCCAGCCACAAGGCCGGGCGAGTTTTCGCACCTGGCTGTTCCAGATTGCCCGCAACCGCTTGATCGATCACTGGCGCAAACACGGGGTCCACAACCCGTTGCACGACAGTTACGACGAGCAGCTTCACGTCCAGCCCGACGACACCAGCAGCCCTGAGCAACAGTTGAGCCTTAGCCGCGACCAGGCTCGTCTCGAGGCCGCGTTGCAGGCCTTGCCCGAGGATCAGCGGGAGGTCTTCCTGCTGCGCCTGCACGGCGACCTGGAGCTACCGCAGATCGCCGCCTTGACCGGCGTCCCGTTGGAAACGGTCAAAAGCCGCTTGCGTTACGCCCAGCAGAAGTTGCATCGACTGCTGGCCGAGGAGGTACCCGCATGA
- the gabD gene encoding NADP-dependent succinate-semialdehyde dehydrogenase, with protein sequence MQLKDTLLFRQQAFIDGAWVDADNGQTIKVTNPATGEVLGTVPKMGAAETRRAIEAADKALPAWRALTAKERANKLRRWYELLIENQDDLGRLMTLEQGKPLAEAKGEIVYAASFIEWFAEEAKRIYGDVIPGHQPDKRLIVIKQPIGVTAAITPWNFPAAMITRKAGPALAAGCTMVIKPASQTPFSALALVELAHRAGIPQGVLSVVTGSAGDIGGELTSNPIVRKLSFTGSTEIGRQLMAECAKDIKKVSLELGGNAPFIVFDDADLDKAVEGAIISKYRNNGQTCVCANRLYIQDSVYDAFAEKLKVAVAKLKIGNGLEDGTTTGPLIDGKAVAKVQEHIADAVSKGATVLSGGKAMEGNFFEPTILTNVPSNAAVAKEETFGPLAPLFRFKDEAEVIAMSNDTEFGLASYFYARDLGRVFRVAEALEYGMVGVNTGLISNEVAPFGGIKASGLGREGSKYGIEDYLEIKYLCLGI encoded by the coding sequence ATGCAGCTTAAAGACACCCTGTTGTTCCGCCAACAAGCCTTTATCGATGGCGCTTGGGTCGATGCGGACAATGGTCAGACAATCAAGGTCACCAACCCGGCAACGGGCGAAGTGCTGGGCACTGTGCCGAAGATGGGCGCCGCCGAAACCCGTCGGGCGATTGAAGCTGCCGACAAGGCGCTGCCGGCCTGGCGTGCGCTGACGGCCAAGGAGCGCGCGAACAAGCTGCGCCGCTGGTACGAATTGCTGATCGAGAACCAGGACGACCTCGGTCGCCTGATGACCCTGGAACAAGGCAAGCCACTGGCCGAAGCCAAGGGCGAAATCGTCTACGCAGCGTCGTTCATCGAATGGTTCGCCGAAGAAGCCAAGCGCATCTACGGTGATGTAATTCCCGGCCACCAGCCCGACAAGCGCCTGATCGTGATCAAGCAGCCAATCGGCGTGACCGCTGCCATTACCCCATGGAACTTCCCGGCCGCGATGATCACCCGCAAGGCCGGCCCGGCCCTGGCCGCCGGTTGCACCATGGTCATCAAGCCGGCTTCGCAGACGCCGTTCTCGGCCCTGGCCCTGGTTGAGCTGGCGCACCGTGCGGGCATCCCGCAAGGCGTGCTGAGCGTGGTCACTGGCAGTGCCGGCGACATCGGCGGCGAGCTGACCAGTAACCCGATCGTGCGCAAGCTGTCGTTCACCGGCTCGACCGAGATCGGACGCCAGCTGATGGCCGAATGCGCCAAGGACATCAAGAAAGTCTCCCTGGAACTGGGCGGCAACGCGCCGTTCATTGTGTTCGACGATGCGGACCTGGATAAGGCCGTCGAAGGCGCGATCATTTCCAAGTACCGCAACAACGGCCAGACCTGCGTCTGCGCCAACCGCCTGTACATCCAGGATTCGGTGTACGACGCGTTCGCTGAGAAACTGAAAGTGGCGGTGGCCAAGCTCAAGATCGGCAACGGTCTGGAAGACGGCACCACTACCGGCCCGTTGATCGATGGCAAAGCGGTTGCCAAGGTGCAAGAGCACATTGCCGATGCGGTCAGCAAAGGCGCGACCGTGCTGTCGGGCGGCAAGGCGATGGAAGGCAACTTCTTCGAGCCGACCATCCTCACCAACGTGCCATCGAACGCCGCCGTGGCGAAGGAAGAAACCTTCGGCCCGCTGGCGCCGCTGTTCCGCTTCAAAGACGAAGCCGAAGTGATCGCGATGTCCAACGACACCGAGTTCGGCCTGGCCTCGTACTTCTATGCCCGTGATCTGGGCCGTGTGTTCCGTGTGGCTGAAGCCCTGGAATACGGCATGGTCGGCGTCAACACCGGTTTGATCTCCAACGAAGTCGCGCCGTTTGGCGGCATCAAGGCCTCGGGCCTGGGCCGTGAAGGCTCCAAGTACGGCATCGAGGACTACCTGGAAATCAAATACCTCTGCCTGGGTATCTGA